A stretch of Microbacterium sp. 4R-513 DNA encodes these proteins:
- a CDS encoding prephenate dehydrogenase has product MSETTGALSARVQGPVRIVGAGLLGSSIGHALTAHGVDVALDDTSPAQLRLAVDYGAGRAARDDDDPVLVVVAVPPDVTADVIERELSRYPRAVVTDVASVKLEPLTTLRERGVDLHRYIGSHPLAGRERGGAIAARADIFIGRPWVVCRDGETSASDLALVEGLALDLGATPIEMSPEEHDRAVALVSHVPQLVASLLAGRFIDAPDGSLRLAGQGVRDTTRIAASAPELWVQILGANSAPVIEVLDALAADLSAVADALREPDAPGSRRAVADTIRRGNDGVERLPGKHGQNRRFESLVVMVDDTPGQLGRLFGELGELGVNVEDLRLEHSPGAQFGLAEISVVPSAVRGAIEGLEARGWRIASVND; this is encoded by the coding sequence GTGAGCGAGACGACGGGCGCGCTCTCGGCCCGCGTGCAGGGACCCGTGCGCATCGTCGGTGCCGGGCTTCTCGGGTCGAGCATCGGCCACGCGCTGACGGCCCACGGCGTCGACGTCGCACTCGACGACACCTCGCCCGCGCAGCTGCGCCTCGCCGTCGACTACGGCGCCGGGCGAGCCGCGCGCGACGACGACGACCCCGTCCTCGTGGTCGTCGCCGTGCCGCCGGACGTGACGGCGGACGTCATCGAGAGGGAGCTCTCCCGCTATCCGCGAGCGGTCGTGACGGATGTCGCGAGCGTCAAGCTCGAGCCGTTGACCACGCTGCGGGAACGCGGCGTCGATCTGCACCGCTACATCGGCTCGCACCCGCTCGCGGGGCGCGAGCGGGGCGGGGCCATCGCGGCCCGGGCCGACATCTTCATCGGTCGCCCGTGGGTCGTCTGCCGCGACGGCGAGACCTCGGCATCCGATCTCGCCCTCGTCGAGGGCCTTGCGCTGGATCTCGGCGCCACGCCGATCGAGATGAGTCCGGAGGAGCACGACCGCGCCGTCGCACTCGTGTCGCATGTGCCGCAGCTCGTCGCAAGCCTCCTCGCGGGTCGGTTCATCGACGCCCCCGACGGCTCGCTTCGCCTGGCGGGCCAGGGCGTCCGCGACACGACGCGGATCGCGGCATCCGCCCCCGAACTCTGGGTGCAGATCCTCGGCGCGAACTCGGCGCCGGTCATCGAGGTGCTCGACGCGCTCGCCGCCGACCTCTCGGCCGTGGCCGATGCCCTGCGGGAACCTGATGCCCCCGGCTCCCGGCGAGCCGTCGCGGACACGATCCGGCGCGGCAACGACGGCGTCGAGCGGCTGCCCGGCAAGCACGGGCAGAACCGTCGCTTCGAGAGCCTCGTCGTCATGGTCGACGACACGCCAGGACAGCTCGGCCGTCTCTTCGGCGAGCTCGGCGAACTCGGCGTCAACGTGGAAGACCTGCGCCTCGAGCATTCGCCGGGCGCGCAATTCGGCCTCGCCGAGATCTCGGTCGTGCCGAGCGCCGTTCGCGGCGCCATCGAGGGGCTCGAGGCCCGAGGCTGGAGGATTGCGAGTGTCAATGACTGA
- the cmk gene encoding (d)CMP kinase → MTEMFRPTVEAAVSEPIVVAMDGPAGSGKSSVAKRAARALGYGYLDTGAAYRALAWHALAHGADTSDSSAVLDVAGDFEYAISLDPDDYWVRVGSTDVTAAIREPRVTDAVSGVARVPAVRQTVNALFRALIAKSGRPGVVVEGRDITTVVAPDAPVRILLTADPDVRAARRVAELVSHDADAVTQALHRRDASDAKVVDFLTAAPGVTVVDSTDLDFDQTVEAVLDVVRSTLSGAAAPRKGDGA, encoded by the coding sequence ATGACTGAGATGTTCCGCCCGACGGTCGAAGCGGCCGTGAGCGAGCCCATCGTGGTGGCGATGGACGGTCCGGCCGGGAGCGGCAAGTCCAGCGTGGCCAAGCGCGCGGCGCGGGCCCTCGGCTACGGTTACCTCGACACGGGGGCCGCCTACCGGGCGCTCGCCTGGCACGCGCTCGCGCACGGCGCCGACACCTCCGACTCTTCCGCGGTGCTCGATGTCGCCGGCGACTTCGAGTACGCGATCTCGCTCGATCCGGACGACTACTGGGTGCGGGTCGGATCGACGGACGTGACCGCGGCGATCCGCGAGCCGAGGGTGACGGATGCCGTGAGCGGCGTCGCCCGGGTTCCGGCGGTGCGCCAGACGGTCAACGCGCTGTTCCGCGCCCTGATCGCGAAGTCCGGCCGCCCCGGAGTCGTCGTGGAGGGCCGGGACATCACCACGGTCGTCGCACCTGACGCTCCCGTGCGGATCCTCCTCACCGCAGACCCCGATGTCCGCGCGGCGCGCCGCGTCGCCGAGCTCGTCTCGCATGACGCCGACGCGGTGACCCAGGCGCTGCATCGGCGGGATGCCTCGGACGCCAAGGTCGTCGACTTCCTCACGGCCGCGCCCGGCGTCACCGTGGTGGACTCGACCGATCTCGATTTCGATCAGACCGTCGAGGCCGTGCTCGACGTCGTGCGCAGCACGCTCAGCGGGGCCGCCGCGCCTCGGAAAGGAGACGGTGCCTGA
- a CDS encoding pseudouridine synthase — MSDGFENTEGVRLQKVLANAGVASRRVAEQLIVEGRVRVNGVVVTELGSRIDPDNDLVDVDGTAVQLDQSKRYVMLNKPRGIVSSMKDDRGRPDLRRYTKEWTERLYNVGRLDADTSGLLVLTNDGELAHVLAHPSFGVTKVYIAKVEGRVTPQTIQRLTKGVDLEDGPIAADKARLLSTSDAEGGSLVELTLHSGRNRIVRRMMAEVGHPVVELVRRQFGPLHLGTLPVGRARELTKVERGALLTLARRDSGATDTPSRQATDETSPGDQETR, encoded by the coding sequence ATGAGCGATGGCTTCGAGAACACTGAGGGCGTCCGGCTGCAGAAGGTCCTCGCGAACGCGGGCGTCGCATCCCGGCGCGTGGCGGAGCAGCTGATCGTCGAGGGGCGCGTCCGGGTGAACGGCGTGGTCGTGACCGAGCTCGGCTCGCGCATCGACCCCGACAACGACCTCGTCGACGTCGACGGCACGGCTGTGCAGCTCGACCAGTCGAAGCGCTACGTCATGCTCAACAAGCCGCGCGGGATCGTCAGCTCGATGAAGGACGACCGCGGGCGCCCCGATCTGCGCCGCTACACCAAGGAGTGGACCGAGCGGCTCTACAACGTCGGCCGCCTCGACGCCGACACGAGCGGCCTCCTCGTCCTCACGAACGACGGTGAGCTCGCCCATGTGCTGGCGCATCCGTCGTTCGGCGTCACCAAGGTCTACATCGCGAAGGTCGAAGGGCGTGTCACGCCTCAGACGATCCAGCGCCTCACGAAGGGCGTCGATCTGGAAGACGGCCCCATCGCCGCCGACAAGGCGCGGCTGCTCTCGACCTCCGACGCCGAGGGCGGCTCGCTCGTCGAGCTGACGCTCCACTCGGGCCGCAATCGCATCGTTCGGCGCATGATGGCCGAGGTGGGGCATCCGGTCGTCGAACTCGTCCGCCGCCAGTTCGGGCCGCTGCACCTGGGAACCCTCCCAGTGGGCCGGGCACGCGAGTTGACTAAGGTGGAACGCGGCGCGCTCCTCACTCTTGCGCGCCGTGACAGCGGCGCGACCGACACACCCTCGCGCCAGGCGACGGACGAGACGTCGCCGGGGGACCAGGAGACACGGTGA